In Lotus japonicus ecotype B-129 chromosome 5, LjGifu_v1.2, one genomic interval encodes:
- the LOC130716667 gene encoding probable protein phosphatase 2C 15, whose protein sequence is MASSEGRRHHHHDLVPLASLLKREMKSEKMEKPTLRFGHAAQSKKGEDYFLIKTDCQRVPGNSSSSFSVFAIFDGHNGNAAAIYTREQLLNHVLGALPRGLGRDEWLQALPRALVAGFVKTDKEFQSRGETSGTTATFVIVDRWTVTVASVGDSRCILDTQGGAVTTLTVDHRLEENIEERERVTASGGEVGRLSIVGGAEIGPLRCWPGGLCLSRSIGDMDVGEFIVPVPYVKQVKLSNAGGRLVIASDGIWDALSSEMAAKSCRGLPAELAAMQVVKEALRSRGLKDDTTCIVVDIIPPDNELPPTPSPKKRNKLRDFFFRKRSRDSASKLSKKLSAINIVEELFEEGSAMLAERLGSDENSGQSTTSGLFVCAVCQVDLAPSEGISVHAGGIFSTSSKPWQGPFLCSDCRNKKDAMEGKRPSGVKVS, encoded by the exons ATGGCTTCCAGTGAAGGGAGGCGGCATCACCACCATGATCTTGTGCCTCTTGCTTCGTTGCTCAAGAGAGAGATGAAgagtgaaaagatggagaagCCCACTCTGAGGTTTGGTCATGCTGCTCAGTCTAAGAAAGGGGAAGATTACTTTTTGATTAAGACTGATTGTCAAAGAGTGCCTGGGAACTCTTCATCATCCTTCTCCGTATTCGCG ATCTTTGATGGACACAATGGAAATGCTGCTGCCATTTATACCAGGGAGCAATTGTTAAATCATGTTTTGGGTGCTCTTCCTCGAGGGCTTGGGCGAGATGAGTGGTTGCAAGCTTTACCTAGGGCGTTGGTTGCTGGTTTTGTTAAGACTGATAAGGAATTTCAGAGCAGAG GTGAAACTTCTGGAACCACAGCAACATTTGTGATAGTGGATAGATGGACTGTGACAGTTGCATCTGTTGGAGATTCCCGCTGTATACTAGACACTCAGGGTGGTGCTGTAACCACCTTAACTGTGGATCACAGACTAGAAGAGAATATTGAAGA GAGGGAACGTGTTACTGCAAGTGGAGGTGAAGTTGGGAGGCTTAGCATTGTTGGTGGTGCTGAG ATTGGTCCCCTTCGATGCTGGCCAGGGGGTCTGTGCCTTTCTAGGTCAATAGGAGACATGGATGTTGGGGAATTTATAGTTCCAGTCCCATATGTCAAACAAGTGAAG CTATCAAATGCTGGTGGGAGGCTCGTAATTGCTTCTGATGGCATATGGGACGCTTTATCGTCAGAAATGGCTGCAAAATCTTGCCGTGGTTTGCCAGCAGAACTTGCTGCTATGCAGGTTGTCAAG GAAGCACTAAGATCAAGAGGGTTAAAGGATGATACAACATGCATAGTAGTTGACATAATCCCACCTGATAATGAATTGCCACCAACACCTTCCCCCAAAAAGCGGAACAAGCTGAGAGATTTTTTCTTCAGGAAAAGGTCCCGTGATTCTGCTAGTAAGCTGTCAAAGAAGCTTTCAGCTATAAATATAGTGGAGGAACTGTTCGAAGAAGGATCAGCAATGCTTGCTGAAAG ATTAGGAAGTGATGAGAACTCAGGGCAATCAACAACATCTGGCCTTTTTGTCTGTGCTGTGTGCCAAGTTGATCTTGCTCCAAGCGAGGGCATCTCCGTCCATGCAGGTGGCATTTTTTCCACCAGCTCAAAGCCCTGGCAAGGTCCTTTTCTATGTTCTGATTGTCGCAATAAGAAGGATGCTATGGAAGGAAAACGTCCTAGTGGGGTTAAAGTGTCATAG